The following proteins are co-located in the Haliotis asinina isolate JCU_RB_2024 chromosome 13, JCU_Hal_asi_v2, whole genome shotgun sequence genome:
- the LOC137260290 gene encoding uncharacterized protein, with amino-acid sequence MPWKLGTLQVHVPRKRGTLQVHVPWKRGTLQVHIPWKLGTLEIHMPWKLGTLQVHVPWKRGTLQVHVPWKLGTLEIHMPWKLGTLQVHVPWKLGMLQVHIPWKLGTLQVHIPRKLGTLQVHIPRKRGTLQVHIPRKLGTLQVHIPWKLGTLEMHMPWKLGTLQVHAPWKLGTLQVHIPWKLGTLQVHVPWKLGTLQVHVPWKRGTLQVHIPWKLGTLQVHIPWKLGTLQVHIPWKLGTLQVHVPWKLGTLQVHVPWKLGTLQVHVPWKLGTLQVHVPWKLGTLQVHIPWKLGTLQVHIHRKLGTLQPHPFLGWRVDTTPPSPPGVTVTAVSPADVSVSASHVTLSTTALFASTHHGVGYSSVRTSFHGVNYLRIRIPRHGVNYYNINTPCCDVGYCCISISRHSISYCIISNPCHCVSFCSICTSCHGVNYFTA; translated from the exons AtgccatggaaactgggaacgTTACAGGTTCATGTACCTAGGAAACGGGGAACGTTACAGGTTCATGTACCTTGGAAACGGGGAACGTTACAGGTTCATATACCTTGGAAACTGGGAACGTTAGAAATACATAtgccatggaaactgggaacgTTACAGGTTCATGTACCTTGGAAACGGGGAACGTTACAGGTTCATGTACCTTGGAAACTGGGAACGTTAGAAATACATAtgccatggaaactgggaacgTTACAGGTTCATGTACCTTGGAAACTGGGAATGTTACAGGTTCATATACCTTGGAAACTGGGAACGTTACAGGTTCATATACCTAGGAAACTGGGAACGTTACAGGTTCATATACCTAGGAAACGGGGAACGTTACAGGTTCATATACCTAGGAAACTGGGAACATTACAGGTTCATATACCTTGGAAACTGGGAACATTAGAAATGCATAtgccatggaaactgggaacgTTACAGGTTCATGCACCTTGGAAACTGGGAACGTTACAGGTTCATATACCTTGGAAACTGGGAACGTTACAGGTTCATGTACCTTGGAAACTGGGAACGTTACAGGTTCATGTACCTTGGAAACGGGGAACGTTACAGGTTCATATACCTTGGAAACTGGGAACGTTACAGGTTCATATACCTTGGAAACTGGGAACGTTACAGGTTCATATACCTTGGAAACTGGGAACGTTACAGGTTCATGTACCTTGGAAACTGGGAACGTTACAGGTTCATGTACCTTGGAAACTGGGAACGTTACAGGTTCATGTACCTTGGAAACTGGGAACGTTACAGGTTCATGTACCTTGGAAACTGGGAACGTTACAGGTTCATATACCTTGGAAACTGGGAACGTTACAGGTTCATATACATAGGAAACTGGGAACGTTACAG CCTCATCCCTTCCTAGGCTGGAGAGTAGACACAACGCCTCCATCCCCGCCTGGCGTCACGGTTACTGCAGTATCGCCAGCTGACGTCAGTGTGTCGGCATCTCACGTCACGTTGTCGACAACTGCATTGTTTGCCAGCACCCATCACGGTGTCGGCTACAGCAGCGTCAGGACCTCGTTTCACGGTGTCAACTACCTCAGAATCAGAATCCCCCGTCACGGTGTTAACTACTACAACATCAACACCCCTTGTTGCGATGTCGGCTACTGCTGCATCAGCATCTCCCGGCACAGCATCAGCTACTGCATCATCAGCAACCCGTGTCACTGCGTCAGCTTCTGCAGCATATGCACCTCTTGTCATGGTGTCAACTATTTCACAGCGTAG